In Gadus chalcogrammus isolate NIFS_2021 chromosome 1, NIFS_Gcha_1.0, whole genome shotgun sequence, one DNA window encodes the following:
- the LOC130390541 gene encoding G2/M phase-specific E3 ubiquitin-protein ligase-like, which translates to MHESFPLFREDVITLTSDEELEEVLLGSPNRSDPDDNVDIKAILNSFRQDNLETGSTFTVIARRRYVLRSACAALSKTYFGWHKEPSVEFVSEMAADYGGPRREFFRLLMLEVQSSLGIFEGRPGELFFSYDLQALDQNKFYTAGKLTAWSIIHNGPGLRCLNNSLFALMCNQEVDLTNLDLGLLPIESDDQSKIDQIKTCSTEEDLATLKQVCGDWIAGCGVPTVYTANLQDLPRVLNRVVAHFIFHRVASMIQQFTAGMNSCGRFWDLVKSYWRQFVPVFTHTGEKLTRHKLLSLFIKARSEEGSNRWEMEESTLYLFEDWLLAIEEKGPMYPPQWGA; encoded by the exons ATGCATGAATCATTTCCCTTATTTAGAGAGGATGTCATCACATTGACATCAGATGAGGAGTTGGAGGAAGTCCTGCTTGGATCCCCCAACAGGAGTGATCCTGAT GACAATGTGGACATCAAGGCGATTCTCAACTCATTTAGACAGGACAACTTGGAGACAGGCAGCACCTTCACTGTGATTGCCAGGAGGAGATATGTCTTGAGAAGTGCCTGTGCTGCACTCTCCAAGACGTACTTTGGCTGGCACAAAGAGCCCTCAGTTGAATTTGTCTCTGAGATGGCAGCCGACTACGGCGGGCCTAGGAGGGAGTTTTTTAG GTTGCTGATGCTCGAGGTCCAGAGCTCCCTGGGGATCTTTGAGGGAAGGCCTGGAGAGCTTTTTTTTTCATACGATCTTCAAGCCCTGGACCAGAATAAGTTCTATACAGCGGGAAAACTTACGGCCTGGTCCATTATCCACAATGGACCAGGCCTCCGTTGTCTCAATAATTCCCTGTTTGCACTCATGTGCAACCAGGAGGTGGACCTCACAAATTTGGACCTTGGGCTTCTCCCAATTGAGAGTGATGACCAGAGCAAGATAGACCAG ATTAAGACCTGCAGCACAGAGGAGGACCTGGCGACCCTAAAACAGGTGTGTGGGGACTGGATTGCTGGCTGTGGTGTACCAACAGTCTACACGGCCAACCTCCAGGATCTCCCACGAGTCCTTAACCGAGTTGTGGCGCATTTCATTTTTCATCG AGTCGCAAGCATGATCCAGCAATTTACTGCTGGCATGAATTCTTGTGGCCGATTCTGGGACCTGGTCAAGTCCTACTGGAGGCAGTTTGTTCCGGTCTTCACCCACACTGGGGAAAAACTTACCCGGCACAAACTGCTGTCGCTTTTTATCAAAGCAAGGAGCGAGGAAGGAAGCAACAGGTGGGAGATGGAGGAAAGCACCCTCTACCTATTTGAGGACTGGCTGTTGGCCATTGAAG aaaagggtcctatgtatCCGCCACAgtggggagcatag